In the Telopea speciosissima isolate NSW1024214 ecotype Mountain lineage chromosome 2, Tspe_v1, whole genome shotgun sequence genome, one interval contains:
- the LOC122649916 gene encoding guanine nucleotide-binding protein subunit beta-like protein, whose product MAETLMPKGVMKGHSDMVTAIATPIDNPDMIVSSSRDKSVLVWHLTKDEQTYGVPRRRLTGHSHFVQDVVLSSDGQFALSGSWDGELRLWDLNTGATTRRFVGHTKDVLSVAFSIDNRQIVSASRDRTIKLWNTLGECKYTIQDTDSHTNWVSCVRFSPNTFQPTIVSGSWDRTVKVWNLTNCKLRCTLAGHGGYVNTVAVSPDGSLCASGGKDGVTLLWDLAEGKRLYSLDAGGIIHALCFSPNRYWLCAATQESVKIWDLESKSVVQDLKPELSGGKNQMLYCTSLSWSSDGSTLFTGYTDGAIRVWGIGRF is encoded by the exons ATGGCGGAAACTTTGATGCCGAAGGGGGTAATGAAGGGTCACTCTGACATGGTGACCGCGATCGCAACACCGATCGACAACCCGGACATGATCGTCTCATCCTCCCGTGACAAATCAGTCCTCGTTTGGCATCTCACGAAGGATGAACAAACATACGGTGTTCCTCGTCGCCGCCTTACTGGCCACTCTCATTTCGTTCAAGACGTTGTCCTCTCGTCCGACGGTCAGTTCGCTCTCTCTGGCTCATGGGATGGCGAGCTCCGTCTTTGGGATCTCAACACTGGTGCCACTACTCGCCGTTTTGTCGGACACACCAAGGATGTCCTCTCCGTTGCCTTCTCCATCGACAATCGTCAGATTGTTTCGGCCTCCCGTGACCGCACAATAAAGCTCTGGAACACACTTGGTGAATGCAAGTACACCATTCAGGACACCGACAGCCACACCAATTGGGTTAGCTGCGTGAGGTTCAGCCCCAACACGTTCCAGCCCACTATCGTTTCTGGATCTTGGGATAGGACCGTGAAGGTCTGGAACCTCACCAATTGTAAGCTCCGCTGCACATTGGCCGGTCATGGAGGGTACGTCAACACGGTTGCTGTTTCACCCGATGGGTCTTTGTGTGCGAGTGGTGGGAAGGATGGTGTGACCCTGCTATGGGACTTGGCTGAGGGTAAGAGGCTTTATTCGCTTGATGCTGGAGGTATTATTCATGCTCTCTGTTTCAGTCCGAATAGGTATTGGCTTTGCGCGGCTACGCAGGAGAGTGTTAAGATTTGGGATCTGGAAAGCAAGAGTGTCGTTCAGGACTTGAAACCCGAACTCTCTGGTGGAAAGAATCAG atgTTGTATTGCACCAGCTTGAGTTGGAGCTCAGATGGAAGCACTTTGTTCACCGGGTACACAGATGGTGCAATCAGGGTTTGGGGAATCGGTCGTTTTTAG